From the genome of Nicotiana sylvestris chromosome 1, ASM39365v2, whole genome shotgun sequence:
ctcaaagttaaggactccttaacttttgaacttggaactcaaagttaaagaccaagtgtccttaacttttgaacatacaacttaaagttcaggaccaagtgtccttaacttttgaacttgtaacttgaagtttaggactacctgtccttaactttttaatttaatttctttcACAGGATTTTAAAAAAGACCTAGGATCAAAGATTGATACTCTGTTGAAGATTCTTGTCAAATCTGATGAAAGAAACATAGAAAGAGAATCTATTGTTCCGAGTAGTAAAGATGTAGTTGATGATCATTGTGATGGTACAGAACCTACTGTTCCAATTAACAAAGATGCAGGTAATGGTCAATGTGATGACACAGATGTGAATGCAGAAGATCATTATGAAAGCGATTATAGAGATGCGCATCTAGAAGACGAAACTGATATTGGCACTGAAATTGGGAAATGTTAGATATAAATTTATTATCATTGAAATTTATATTCAATAGcgtaatatatatataaacttttttGTGATTACAAAAATATGTAGAATCTAATGACGGAGTGGAAGTTCAAGATAAAGTAGAAGTTCAATACAGTAGAATGTTAAGACCAGGAAAATCCAAAAGAGACAGGAGTATCAAAAATAATCTGTAAGTGCAATCTCAGGATTTAGAAAATCCACTGGGAACAACTGTAAGAGAGATGGTGTGCAAATGTGTTGAAGGAACATATGATCTCTCTACACCTCTCTCACTTAAAGAGAAATTTGAAATTCAAAATGATGTCAATCAAGGTTAGATGAAATTTTCATGATATGTTGAATGTTAGTTTTAGTAAACTATTAGTAAAGGAAAATAATTGTAAATGTTGCAGAATCTTTTGAAGTTGTAAGGGAAGAAAATGGAGTGGACTATCAAGAGAGAAGTGGAGGACAATCGCAAAACTTAGAAAATACTCAAGGAACAAGCATAAGTGAGATTATTTGCAAATATATAGAAGGAGCATATGATCTATCTACACCTCGCTCTCTTACCGATAATATTGGAAACCAAGAAAATGCTACTGAAGATAATGATTTAACTGGCATGATCTTGACAGTTGCAAAAGGTTAGATggagttttttttaaaattttatacaTGTTTGTTTTAATCAAAGATTAGTAACAAGTACTAATTGTGTTAGCTCTTGTAAATATTTTGCAGAATCTTGTGAACTTGCAATCGAAGATCATAGAGAACAGTAGCAAGATAAAGAAAATGCACAGTTGCAAGATGAAGAAAATGCAACCAATATGTTAGGTCAATTGTCTGTTGAGGAAGTACAAGAAGGCAGGGTAGACAACATATGTATTGATTGTGTCCTAAATATTATATCCATAATTGAAATTGCCAGTGCATTTCAAAAATTATGTCCTTAGTTTTTATCTCTTCATTTGACAATTCGTTCTAGAACTGACAACTTGCAGCAAACTAATGTATATAGTAGTGCCTGTAgagcaaaacaaaaataaagccTCTAACCATTATACCAGGAAAAGGAAGAGAGATAGTATTGGTTTTGATGGTCCATCATTTTCTATTCTTACTCTTACTCCTCCAACTACACAAATGAGCAATGATGAGTATTTGTCTATGGAGGTTGAAGGAAATGTTGAAGAAGATCTTGGTCGAGGGAAAAGGAATAAGAAGCTTAGTTGGCAATtgaaatctccttttgaacaggaaagaaaaaaaggaatatCGATGGCGCACAATGAAAATACTCCCAAGAATACGGGCTGGATAAAATCAAAATATACTCGTACATGTATTTTTCATTATGCCAAAGATGATGCAAACTTATTGAAGACATTCATTGGGTGGTTgggaaaggagaaaaggaaaggtCACAAAAAGCGTAAGTTCATTATTTGTTAATTGCTTAAATTCGTGTCCTGAACTTGTAATTTTAAATTCCTAAagttaagtgtccttaacttttgagattgcaagtctaagttcaggaccaaatgtccttaacttttgaacttgtaaatgTACGTTCacgaccaagtgtccttaacttttgaacttgaaactcaaagttaatgtcacgaccctaaccccgaacccggtcgtgatggcgcctcttgtgaagacaaggccagccgacttaatccaaatcatttttaaaaaaagttaatTAATACAAATATAGATAATAATGTGTAAGTCCAGcccgacacaaccctaaccggATTGTCACAAGTCATAAGCATCTATGAGTCATAATACAAGTATGCTGAATCCAATAACTAGTACAATGTCCATAAGGAATATAGAAGACGAGATAATAGAGACACGAGGCTGCGAACGttaacagctacctcgtaatccCTGAAAGCCGCCTGAAACTGGAggaaatcagcactcaggagcggaaccagcaacgcctgaatctgcacacatggtgcagggagtaatgtgagtactctgacccggtgagtaataaatataaataatgactgaagataagaaatcacgtaaaaacacaaggcattccatattgaagcagtaaaatcactttaaacagtaaagcagtgggaaatcaagtgaaaatccctttttccaacaagtaaagcaagtaatttacaagtgagtaacaaaatgatagaaatgtaaagagcccctcgggcaaaacatgtacaacaaactgccccttgggcataatatcaacagaacctgCCCCTtaggctcaatatcagaacagtgtcagcccctcgggcccaatatcaaaacagtaacagcccctcaggctcaatatcatatcataatgggtacccgcgctcactgggggtgtacaaactctgggaggggccccttacggcccaagcgcaatatgaagccatctcatggcatcaaatttaggccctcgacctcatatcagtgaagccacctcgtggcgtatatatgtatctcaggccctcggcctcataaacaatatcaacaagccacctcgtggcgtacatatctcaggccctcaacctcaatcagtatcagtgtttcctcacaactaggccatcGGACTTACTcggtcaaaaatactcacaagcccctcgggcattagtaaaacagtatttctcagcccaaagcatcatttaaatctcaaaatggagtaaaaatggctgagtagtaaaacaatggaaaataacatgaccgagttcaattaataagttaaaacagtgaggaaatagtaataaaaatccccaaaggattcaaatagttggcacgaagcccaaatatggaaatTAGCTCAAAGCATAATGAAAACAAATAAgtctcagtcaaatacgcggtaaaatcatcaatgcgggatggaccaagtcacaatccccaatagtatacgaccacacgctcgtcatcaaacgtgtgtctcacatcaatatagcactacgatgtgcaatccggggtttcaaaccttcagagcatcatttacaatcaatactcacctcaatccgagcaaaatcctactccgaaatgccttttcctctcgaatcggcctccaatcgacccgaatctagccaccgttaattcaattcagtcaatactaattataggaattaattccatatgaaaatactaattttccaacaaaatccaaaccgtggggcccacgtctcgaaattcgatgaaactcataaaatccgacaacccattccgatatgagttcaaccatacaaaaattatcgaattccgatgtcaaatagaccttcaaatcctaaattttcatttttggaaagTTTTGCAAAAACTTCAATTTCTTTCTTCCAAATCCGAAATAAACGATGAATATTGAtatagattcatgaaatgtaatcacttccagatatagaacacttacccaagtcgAAATCATGAAAAACCCCTTtggaatcgcccaaatccgagcttgaATGACCAAAAATGGAAGAATTTCGGACCCCCTTCTGTTTTTACACTGCCTAGGGGTATTTTAGGGATTTTACATGCTCCACCGTGCTCCTTCCGCGTTCCACTGCGCTCAAAGGCAGAAAACTCTTGAATTGCCGCGGTTTCGGCGCGGCCGCGCGCCTGGGCGCGCTTATGACACATGTctggtaaaatggtcataactttatGTATACacatccaaatgacaaacggtttaatttTGTGGAAACTAGACTCAACGATCTTTAATTTTGTAGGTTTTTCATCACACAACTCGTTATATCcatgtagatatgctcgtccaaaatgaggtcttgtgcgtactcatttgcaacttttgtatattatgaaattttccaacttggctttgGCCTAGGACTTTAATTAGACCCCATATATCTTATAGTATACCTCGTACACTTGCTACCATATCCATTTGGCATCCATCATGGTAATAGTTCTCTTCCACATactaaataatataattagaacacATCAACTATCTTGTTTtgccaaaatgcgccgaattatcctatggacttccaaatccaaatttggacacacttctaagtccgaaatcaccatacgaagctattgacatCATTAAAATTCTAATTTGGGGTCATTTTATCAAAAGTAAACTCTTCGGGCAACTCTTTCCATTTgagcttaaaaaaaataagattttttatttttctttaaatttaaatccGAATCTTACGAAAAATCAAACTTGATCATACATGCGGGTCATAATGCTTATTACGAAGCTCCTCGAGGTCTTAAGCCATTGAACAAGATGCTAATTCTTATaacgacaggtcgggtcgttacaattaaggaccaagtgtccttagcttttgaacttggaattcaaactTTAGGACcttttgtccttaacttttgaacttggaactcgaagttcaagactaagtgtccttaacttttgaacttgtcaaactgatgtgtccttaagttttgaacttgaaacttgaagttcagaacctattgtccttaacttttgaacttgtaactcaatgttcaggacctattgtccttaacttttgaacttcttagcctaagttcaggactagATGCCCTTAATTAGGAAATGAGGACTAACTTCTAACTTTgatgttttcaaaattttcaggggAGAAACTTACATATATGCTGACAATAATGGTGTGAGAAAGAATCCATATAAATTGTACCAtcaaaaaatcagtagcaaaatgttCTTCCTTGAGCTTTCAGATAGTAGATTTGTACTTGATGATAAGGTTTGATAATTCTTAAggcatttattttctttattcttaatttattgctttttaattatttatgactgatggatttgtttaattttttttgctttttatgAAGCATATTGACATTGCCCTGTATTGTTTGAGAAAGAAGGAATGCTACCCCTCGCACCCATCTTTTTCGTTGCAcaactacatatatattttttgataaCTATACGGTGCTTGTATATAAGGATTTCAATGAAGATGCTACAGTTGAGTTTTGGTGTGGTGATAATCAATTGTTTCTGACACCATATGTGTGGAGTGATAGTCGTAGATGTGGAATTTCTTGGACTGAGGTTGACAGAATCTTTTTTCCATGTTGGCTTCCTCCAGAAGATGATGATGCTGTGACATATTTTCTTTTGGGGGTATTGGACTTGAATGAGAAAAAGATTGATGTGTACGATTCCATTCATAGTGAGCCATATGAGGCAGGAATGAATCACATTAAAATGTATGCACGCATGGTCCCCCACTTGCTAAAGTTCTCATAGTTTGAGAAAAATCACAAATCTTTTGGAAATGCATTCAACAAATTTGATATTCAGTGGCAAAGATCACCACACCAAACTGGATCGTACGTGTTGTTATTTGCTATATAATTTATATGTACTTTAGATGTATTTTATTACAGATTTTTTTAATTCACTCCATATCTTATGTTTTTCTTAAGACTAATTGTGGTGCATTCCTAATCAAGTATGTGGAGTTGTTGATGATTGGAAAGGATGTGGAGAAATTCCAACCCGAAGACATAATAAACTTTAGAAAAGAACTTGCAGCAAATCTTTGGGCACATGGAGAGTGGAAAAGAAATTCTGGTTATGATGCACCACCAGAAAATGTTGGCGACGACTATGATAGTGAAAATAAAACTTGTTGCCCAAAGGAGTTGTAGTTTAGTTGTAAAGAAAGTTAGTTGTTGTTGATGTTTTGTATAAAATTGCTGTAAATAAGGCACTTTTATTTTGTTTGCATAGCATAATTTTTGGTCACAGTTATGCCAAATTACAGTTTCAGAAGTAATATGAAGGCATCATATTATTAATTTCTTTGTTTCTGTCAAGTATTGATTTGTCCATTTTCAATCCCTAAATTAAGTGTATCGAGCTTGCAAGTAttagttaaggaccaagtgtccttaacttttgaacttggaaattGAAGTTCAGGACGagatgtccttaacttttgaacttgaaacttgaagttcaggaccaagtgtccttaacttttgaacttggaattcaaagttaaggaccaagtgttcttaacttttgaacttggaactcaaaattcaggaccaagtatccttaacttttgaacttggaactctaagttaaggaccacgtgtccttaacttttgaacttggaactctaagttaaggactgcctatacttaacttttgaacttggaactcaaaagaaacaaaaaacatGTAAGCGCAAAGAAGCTTTGAATATTCAGGACATCTGCTCAAATAAATACAACCTAAATGAATCCAATTTATAGCAAAAACATAAAAGAGTAGATAAACATAAGTGTATATATCTACTATTCTCTATTCTTCCTTGAAAATGAATGGACTGCTTGAGAATATATACAAGTTGTTCTATTATGACCAACTCTTCTGCAACAACCATATttgaatgttatttttgatgactcGGTAGCTGGAATATGCCTTTTCTTCTGTCTTCTACCTGGTGACACTTTGAAATCTGGAGGTTTAATAATTTGTGACTTAACACTCTCTGGTACAATCCAAGAATCAGTATGTCCTCCAGGATGTATCTGTCTTTCATATGTGTTCAGCCAAGATTCCTTTAAGTACCAGTGCGAGCAAAAGTTGGACTTCTTGATGTTTCTCTTCTCGATAGCTGCAATTGCATGTATGCATGGTAATTCATCAAATGGAAACTGAAAAAAATTACATGTTCTTTTGTTTAAGTCCACCAAGAAAGTAATTCCTTCTTCCTCAACTCTAGAACGCCATGAATCAACAGGGAAGACCTTTAATGTTAAAAAATTATAAGTTAGTACATTATGTTAAATTATCATTAAAATAATAAGCTAAACAAAGAACATAATACTTGCATTCAAAGTAAATGATAAATCTATCTTTTTCTTCAATTCCTCCTCTACCCAACAAGAAACGTCATAAAAAGTTCCTTCtgctttatttcttctttcataaaACCAACGTTGTAGCTTCACTTGGATGAAATCCATCATTCTTAATATAGGCAGCTCCATTGCTTCTAATAACACAGAATTTATTGACTCAACTATGTTTGTTGTGAGCATGTCATATCTTCATCGTGGACTACAAGAACGTGCCCACCTTTCCGGTGGTTCTTCCATCAAGTAGTCATAAGTCTTCTTATCTACTTTTGCTACATATGACACGCATAAATCAAATTCTTTGCGTCTGCATACTCTTGCAGTACTTTGGAAAAATTTTATGACCTCACTTTTACTTTCCTTCACTTTAGGTTCTGCTCCAAATGATAGATACAAATCCCATGATAGCTTTCAGGATATACCTTTGCAATGCCATATGCAATAGCTTGATGCCTAtctgataaaaaaattaaattcttacGGCTCCCAATTGCATTGCGAAGCTCACTAAAGTACCACTCATAGGAATTGTTATTTTGAGATTCTGCAATTCTAAAGGCTAGTGGGAAAAATTGGTTATTTGCATCCTTTGAAACTGAAATCATTAAAACACCACGAAATTTTGACTTCAAAAAAGTTGCATCAACAACAATCACTGGTCTACAATTATTTTAACCAGTTATTTATGATCCATATAcataaaacatataaagaaacctgAAAATACAGTTGAAGGTTAACAgaagttaaggacaggtagtccttaacttagactaacaagttcaaaagttacgGACAGTTAGTCTTGAACTTCAGGTTACAAGCCCAAAAGTTTAGGACAGGTAGTCCTGAAGTTAGACTTCCAaggtcaaaagttaaggactcttggtccttaacttagagttacaagtttaaaagttaaggacatgcagttattaacttagagttacaagtttaaaagttaaggacatgcattccttaacttagagttacaagctcaaaagttaaggacatgaagtcctgaacttagagttacaagttcaaaaattaaggacagacagtcctaacttagagttcaaaagttaaggaccaagtgtccttaccTTTTTGACTGCACACATCAAAAACTGGTTAAGGACAACATGTCCTAAAATTTATAAAACAGACTAATAATCTCCTTTTTGGTTGTTTACATGTTGTTGTAGTCTATATTTATGTTAGTATATGTTCCCGGGTTTTTACTTTTCATCATATACAAGTATGAAGACAATAATTTATAATTCTCTTCAGGAGTTCCTCTTATTAAAGCTGAAGCACGTTGAATAGCACGCCACGCCTTGTGATACCCAATGTTTAGTCCATGCAATTTTTGCATTTCTGCCATGACAAAAGCTAGTGTAACTTCAAACCTTGGGTCTCGAAGATTGTCAATAATATAACCACTAATCAACTTTGAAGTTGCATGCCTTTGATCAGCTTTCATAGTGTTAACTGAGCAGTCATGATTTTTCTCAATCTTTACTATCTTGAACAATATTGAATCTTTAACTTTGAAAGCACCCACACACCACCCACACCTATCATCATTGCATTTCAACGAATATCTTGTTGAGCTTGATCTAACAACCTTGAATTCAAAATGTCCTTTAATTGCTATATTCAAAAAATAGTTAATTACACTCTTTTTTTTTGTCAAATATTGATCCCACTTTTATTTTATCCAACGAAACATTTTCTCTTAATATCGTAGTGCGACTGCACAAATTCGAAACTTTCAACATGATGGAATctaaagttgatttcaaagtaGTATATGGGGTGATTATGAAGGTGTTTGGTTCTAAGTTttggatatattttaaatattgaaGTCTAATTTTCGAGAAATCAAACAATTCGTTATTTGGACTTTCCCACAACAAGATATGAATCTTTTATTACAAGCGCATAAAACTGAAAATTATGCGACTAAGATAAAAGTCtaacaatgtaaagcaaaagagaaattGAAATACTTAAACCCTCcaaatatccaagttgaagtcttcacgtTCGCCactcttcaagttgaaatatttaagtcCTCCAAGtttccaagttgaagtcttcaagtctgtcggtcttcaagtttcagtcttcaaattcgccggTCTTAAAGTAGACTTGTTTAAGCCCTCCAAATCtttaagttgaagtcttcaagtctgcTAATTTTTCAGGTTAAATTTCAAAAGTCAACcgctcttcaagttgaagtctgcaaagtccgccaaatcttcaaagttttccaagAGTTCAAGTCAATGTCGTCAAGTCGATGCCGTCTTTGAGTTGaaactataactttccaatcttaaggtggatgTATAAGTCCCTTTGAATCTTAAGTTGGCATTTTTGTGGGCTTGTCGTTAAAACGAACTATAAccttccaatcttaaggtggacatataagtccctttgcaccttaagttggcctcttcatgggtttgtccttaaaaggaactataactttccaatcttaaggtggacatatgaatccctttgcaccttaagtcggactctccgatagtcgggtcattttgagagtaatctctccggtagtcgggtcattatgagagtaatctctccagtagtcgggccacattgagagtaatctctctggtaGTCGgggcacattgagagtaatctctctgatagttGGGTTATTTTGAGAgaaatctctccggtagtcgagCCACATTGAAAGTAATCTCTTCGGTAGTCGGACCACATTGAGAGTACTCTCTCCAGtagtcgagccacattgagagtaatctcttcaATAGTCGGACCATGAGAGTAACCTCTCCGATATTCGAGCAGGGATACGTACCCATCCCCTCACACCCTATGATTGTCTTCTGCGTACATGGATCATCTCGTTGAACAAGAGCGTATCCTTGTCATTTGACCTACAAAAAAGACAAGGGAAGAAAAACACaaggaaaaaaaattactttCATGTCAATGCATCCAAGTTGTTAAAAGTAAACTCAAAACAATTTGCAAATGCTAAAATTGATACTGGAATTAGTACTAATGGAATGAAGGGTATGCGGTATTTATAGATATCATAAGGTGGCTATTGCGAGCTAAATATCGATGTGGGACAACGATTTTAAAGGCAGTGCAAAGTTTTCAAAACCCATTTGGTATTGTACAAGTTATTATCCACGTAAATGACTGCCAAAAGCAATTTGTTTTCTGGTAAGATTTGTTAAAAGTTAAAGTGAAATACAAAGGAGTGTCCTACATGGAGTTGATCACGTGAAATTCCACGGAAAGGCTCACGTTTAAATCCTAAATCTTCTTTAAGTGACATTGCAACGTGAAAAGATATTGGTGAGAAGTCAATAAAAATGAAGTAATAATTACTTTTTACATACTTCAAGTCTCGTCTTAAAAGCTAGATAAATTTATACCTCAACAAGTCTTGAAGTATGGCGCATTTGTAAGCataaatttttttttggatttaaattcaataaaataatttgAACTATATATTAAATATGTTAGTCCAACTAAATTGATAGgttaatataattggattaattatataagttCAATACATATGAGTCAAATAAAGAAGTCCAAATCTATTGGGCTAGCCTATTTAATTGGGCTGCAAGTAATGAGCCTatttcattaagcccaagatatCATCTTCATAGAGGCTCAGTTTGGTGTCACATGTCAAGTGACGTAGCATGCCACGTCAAACAGAAGAGCCAATAAGATCATGACATGTGTCAAAATGataaggcatgccaagtcacattaaaaggctaatgaaatcgcgccacgtgtgcaagtgacatattCTGGTCAATCAAATGCGGCATTGTCACACTTtgatttgattggtcggaaagagtttgttcttatcgtAACTCTTCCCTCCCACAATAAATAAGGGTCTTTATAacccagaaaagacaccagaagttataacaagaaacaagaaagagctcgtggatcaaacgctgcaaattcctccacaaatttcaagcttcaagcaatcaagttcaagctcaagaacgaagaacaaattaaGTTCAATCTCAAGAGCGAAGAACAAATCAACATTCTAGGAGTACaagttcaaatcaaagttcgtgCTAGTTGAATTAAAGATCATCGTTCGTGAGGCAAATATAGATTGAAGATCAAGCTCAAATGCCCTTGAATTCTTTAACAATTGGAAAGAAGAattagaggattcatagagattgtacactcatattaTCTGACatcaaatactacgattgttgcaatattttcggTCTCGATTATTTTcttgacgcaaatttattgtctacaaatatTCTATGCACTCGTACTTTCAGTAGGTAAGGGATATGTCCCATATAAGTAGAAAGATAGAGAGAA
Proteins encoded in this window:
- the LOC138885608 gene encoding uncharacterized protein, with amino-acid sequence MGAWRSGGDANTMWSTTADCIRKAAREVLGISTGRNGGHKGDWWWNTVVQGKVEAKKAAYLRSNDKDTLLFNEMIHVVRSSSTRYSLKCNDDRCGWCVGAFKVKDSILFKIVKIEKNHDCSVNTMKADQRHATSKLISGYIIDNLRDPRFEVTLAFVMAEMQKLHGLNIGYHKAWRAIQRASALIRGTPEENYKLLSSYLYMMKISKDANNQFFPLAFRIAESQNNNSYEWYFSELRNAIGSRKNLIFLSDRHQAIAYGIAKVFPVDSWRSRVEEEGITFLVDLNKRTCNFFQFPFDELPCIHAIAAIEKRNIKKSNFCSHWYLKESWLNTYERQIHPGGHTDSWIVPESVKSQIIKPPDFKVSPGRRQKKRHIPATESSKITFKYGCCRRVGHNRTTCIYSQAVHSFSRKNRE